Proteins co-encoded in one Arachis hypogaea cultivar Tifrunner chromosome 13, arahy.Tifrunner.gnm2.J5K5, whole genome shotgun sequence genomic window:
- the LOC112732394 gene encoding miraculin-like, giving the protein MKTSCMSVVLILLTPLILSWDGDSASEPVLDITGKNLRTGIDYLVLPSIKNNSNGGGGGGLALASARNRTCPFDVVDSYRAMPLKFAPSDSKEGVIRVSTDLNIKFSAATTCVQSTVWKLDQFDGSRGLYFVTTGGVEGNPGRETVSNWFEIQKYGSNYNFLFCPKVCKYCKVMCRDLGIYVDGDGNRHLALSDMPFGVRFRKA; this is encoded by the coding sequence ATGAAGACTAGTTGCATGAGCGTGGTTCTTATTCTCTTGACACCTCTAATCCTTTCATGGGATGGTGATTCTGCATCCGAACCAGTCCTAGACATAACGGGTAAGAACCTTCGAACAGGTATCGATTACCTTGTTCTTCCATCTATCAAAAACAATAGCAATGGCGGCGGTGGTGGGGGACTTGCCCTTGCCAGTGCTAGAAACAGAACATGCCCATTTGATGTTGTCGACAGTTACCGTGCCATGCCACTGAAATTTGCACCCTCTGATTCCAAAGAAGGTGTTATCAGAGTCTCCACCGATTTGAACATCAAGTTCTCCGCTGCAACAACTTGCGTTCAATCCACAGTGTGGAAGCTGGACCAATTTGATGGATCAAGAGGCTTATATTTCGTGACCACTGGTGGAGTTGAAGGCAATCCGGGGCGCGAAACTGTGAGCAACTGGTTCGAAATTCAGAAATATGGAAGTAACTACAATTTTTTGTTCTGTCCTAAAGTCTGCAAATATTGCAAAGTTATGTGCAGGGACCTTGGGATTTATGTTGATGGCGATGGGAATAGGCATCTTGCACTCAGTGATATGCCATTTGGAGTTAGATTCCGAAAGGCCTGA